A portion of the Segatella copri DSM 18205 genome contains these proteins:
- the rhuM gene encoding virulence protein RhuM/Fic/DOC family protein, protein MKGMEQRKSSIEIYRSPEGNIELNVKLENDTVWLTQSQMAELFAVDRTSVTRHIRNIYKSQELDEKSTCAKNAQVRFEGKRQIIRDIPYYNLDMIISVGYRVNSKNATSFRRWATSILKQYIIKGYAINQKRLDNYNELKEVVRLMSRAITLQDQVSEGEYNGLFNVISDYVYALDTLDKYDYQTLLIDKTTQAEPFHATYENAMEAINALKEKFGGSKWFANEKDDSFKSSIGQIYQTFGGEELYASVEEKAAMLLYLVVKNHSFSDGNKRIAAMLFLWFMEKNGILYAENGHKRIADNTLVALTLMIAESRTEEKDVMVKVVVNLINKDNQ, encoded by the coding sequence ATGAAAGGTATGGAGCAGAGAAAATCTTCCATCGAAATCTATCGTTCCCCAGAGGGAAACATAGAGCTGAATGTAAAATTAGAGAATGATACCGTTTGGCTTACACAAAGCCAAATGGCAGAGTTGTTTGCTGTTGACAGAACATCTGTTACACGACACATTCGCAACATTTACAAGAGTCAAGAACTAGACGAAAAGTCAACTTGTGCAAAAAATGCACAGGTTCGTTTTGAGGGTAAGAGACAAATCATTCGTGATATTCCTTATTATAATCTTGACATGATTATTTCGGTAGGGTACAGAGTGAATAGCAAGAATGCGACCTCTTTCCGCCGTTGGGCAACCTCTATCTTGAAGCAATACATTATCAAGGGTTACGCCATCAACCAGAAACGCCTAGACAATTACAACGAACTGAAAGAAGTGGTTCGTTTGATGTCACGTGCAATTACATTACAAGATCAGGTTTCAGAAGGCGAATACAACGGGTTGTTCAATGTCATCAGCGACTATGTTTATGCCCTGGATACTCTCGACAAATATGATTATCAGACATTACTCATAGACAAGACGACTCAAGCCGAGCCGTTCCATGCCACCTACGAAAATGCAATGGAAGCCATCAATGCTTTGAAAGAAAAGTTTGGAGGCAGTAAATGGTTTGCCAATGAGAAGGATGATTCATTCAAGAGCAGCATAGGTCAGATTTACCAAACCTTCGGTGGTGAAGAACTCTACGCTTCGGTAGAAGAAAAAGCAGCCATGCTGCTCTACCTTGTCGTAAAAAACCATTCATTCAGCGATGGCAACAAGAGAATTGCGGCCATGCTTTTTCTTTGGTTTATGGAGAAGAATGGCATTCTGTATGCTGAAAATGGACATAAGAGAATTGCCGACAACACACTCGTTGCCCTGACTCTGATGATTGCAGAAAGCAGAACTGAGGAAAAAGATGTAATGGTAAAAGTAGTCGTCAACCTGATTAACAAAGACAATCAATAG
- a CDS encoding alpha-L-rhamnosidase N-terminal domain-containing protein, with the protein MRYFTILIFTTLWVLNSYAQEFGTHWVSYPFPNDSSEILYRKIYHLDQKPLKAEINIASGGNTRLYINERNATPSIFNEGARDSILLMQTIDISRYLKKGENIIAVWYAPGRIRNKSKQLSLELHGWYTDSVPFYHKADETWWCKPLKGGSYNEKEHFDNRIYTTEWKSAEYQSSGWVHPTGAFKDSTNYIFVDQLPYLTQNKLQMVLEPYQEEFDHQGCRIDFGRPFRGTIRLTIRNASKGTTLHINGNQYVCSGEMDEQAYYRFHAEHQKDFVITWDKGFRRSNITNIEGLEISE; encoded by the coding sequence ATGAGATATTTTACAATTCTCATCTTTACAACTCTCTGGGTGCTGAATTCCTATGCACAGGAATTCGGTACCCATTGGGTATCATACCCATTCCCCAACGATTCTTCTGAGATATTATACAGGAAAATCTATCATCTTGATCAAAAGCCTTTAAAGGCTGAGATAAACATAGCAAGTGGAGGAAATACCCGTCTATACATCAACGAAAGAAATGCTACGCCAAGCATTTTCAACGAAGGAGCCAGAGACAGCATCCTTCTGATGCAAACAATAGATATCTCCAGATATCTGAAAAAGGGTGAAAATATTATTGCGGTCTGGTATGCACCAGGAAGAATAAGAAATAAGAGCAAACAACTCTCGCTGGAACTTCATGGCTGGTATACAGACTCTGTTCCTTTTTATCATAAAGCAGACGAAACATGGTGGTGCAAACCCCTGAAAGGCGGCAGTTACAACGAAAAGGAACACTTTGACAATAGAATATACACTACTGAGTGGAAATCGGCTGAATACCAATCTTCAGGATGGGTTCATCCGACAGGTGCTTTCAAAGATTCAACAAACTATATCTTTGTTGACCAGCTGCCATACCTCACCCAGAACAAACTTCAAATGGTATTAGAACCATACCAGGAGGAATTCGATCATCAGGGATGCCGTATAGACTTCGGACGTCCGTTCCGTGGAACCATCCGGCTCACGATACGCAATGCCAGCAAAGGAACAACACTTCATATTAACGGAAACCAATATGTATGCAGTGGCGAAATGGACGAGCAAGCCTATTACCGTTTCCATGCTGAGCATCAAAAAGATTTCGTGATAACTTGGGATAAAGGTTTTAGAAGAAGTAATATCACAAATATAGAAGGATTAGAGATTTCGGAATAA
- a CDS encoding uracil-DNA glycosylase, with translation MNVKIEESWKQHIGEEFDKQYFVDLTNFVKEEYLRTPCYPPGRLIFNAFNLCPFDDVKVVIIGQDPYHEPGQAMGLSFSVPDGITFPPSLINIFKEIQMDLGTPMPATGDLTRWAKQGVLLLNATLTVRAHQAASHQRKGWEEFTDAAIQALSKDKEHLVFILWGGYARSKAKLIDTSKHLILESVHPSPLSANRGGWFGNHHFSRCNAYLQQNGIAPIQW, from the coding sequence ATGAACGTAAAGATAGAAGAAAGTTGGAAACAGCATATAGGAGAAGAGTTCGACAAGCAGTATTTTGTTGACCTCACCAACTTCGTGAAAGAGGAATACCTGCGTACGCCCTGTTATCCTCCTGGCCGCTTGATTTTCAATGCCTTCAATCTCTGTCCTTTTGATGATGTGAAGGTAGTGATTATCGGACAGGATCCATACCATGAGCCGGGTCAGGCGATGGGACTGAGTTTCTCTGTGCCGGATGGAATCACTTTTCCACCATCATTGATTAATATATTCAAGGAGATTCAGATGGATCTCGGTACTCCGATGCCAGCCACGGGCGATTTAACCCGCTGGGCAAAGCAGGGAGTATTGTTGCTCAACGCCACGTTGACCGTTCGTGCCCATCAGGCAGCGAGTCATCAGCGCAAAGGCTGGGAGGAGTTTACCGATGCAGCCATCCAGGCGCTCAGCAAGGATAAGGAGCACCTGGTGTTTATCCTTTGGGGCGGTTATGCCCGGAGCAAGGCGAAACTCATCGATACAAGCAAGCATCTGATATTGGAAAGCGTTCATCCTTCGCCATTATCAGCCAACAGAGGCGGATGGTTTGGCAATCATCATTTCTCACGCTGCAATGCGTATCTGCAGCAGAACGGAATTGCGCCTATCCAATGGTAG
- a CDS encoding beta-glucosidase translates to MNYKKLALTVAAGAMATTMMAQSAPKLNANNIYEVIKAMTLEEKAQMLVGGGNDGFVGSGAMLGHQKKFVPGAAGITVAIPRLGIPTTVQCDGPAGVHIDAHREGDNRSYFATGFPIGTCLASTWNTDLVRKVGEAIGNETLEYGCDVVLGPGMNLHRNPLCGRNFEYYSEDPIVTGLIGTAFVQGVQSQGVGVSAKHFAVNSQETDRTKVDERLSQRALRELYLKGFEMMVRKSNPWTIMSAYNKINGVYAQGNKELLTDILRNDWGYKGIVETDWIGKRADLPLEQEVEAGNDLMMPGYPAQVQDIVDAVKNGKLDIKDVDRNVRRMLEYIVKTPRFKGYKYSGEPDLKAHAAITRQSSTEGMVLLKNDAALPIQGLKTVALFGVNSYDFMSGGLGSGAVNVGYSVDMVTGLKNIGVATTPQLTEIYQNYVKYAKAKLKADKNPMMWFLDQGQPKLDEIEITERCVASEEPKADAAIITIGRQAGEGMDRQINGEFNLSQIEQDMIFRVSDAFHAKGKKVIVIINSGSVMETASWRDRVDAILVAWQPGIEGGNSVADILTGKVNPSGKLTMTWPIAATDHPSTANFAKDYDMYTYKNLLDWSKGNIKGYDYSNHEEDIYVGYRYFDTFKKNVAYPFGYGLSYTTFEFGKPSVKAKGNNIEVSVTIKNTGKVAGKEVAEVYVTAPKSAYEKPAKELKTFGKTKLLNPGESQTLKMTLEKRDLASFDEANSQWKVDAGNYLFKVGSDVENIKGTATLKVTEYTEKTSNACAPKVQLNYLRKK, encoded by the coding sequence ATGAACTACAAGAAATTGGCTCTTACCGTTGCGGCTGGAGCGATGGCAACTACAATGATGGCGCAATCAGCACCCAAACTGAATGCCAATAACATCTACGAAGTGATCAAGGCGATGACCTTGGAAGAAAAAGCCCAGATGCTGGTGGGCGGTGGTAACGATGGATTCGTGGGCAGTGGCGCTATGCTCGGACATCAGAAGAAGTTCGTGCCGGGTGCTGCGGGTATTACTGTAGCCATCCCTCGCCTCGGCATTCCTACTACCGTTCAGTGTGATGGTCCTGCCGGTGTTCATATCGATGCTCATCGAGAAGGTGACAACCGTAGCTACTTTGCCACCGGTTTCCCTATCGGAACCTGTCTGGCTTCTACCTGGAACACCGACCTGGTGCGCAAGGTGGGTGAGGCAATCGGTAATGAAACCCTGGAGTATGGCTGTGATGTTGTGCTCGGACCGGGTATGAACCTGCATCGCAATCCGCTCTGTGGCCGTAACTTTGAGTATTATTCAGAAGACCCAATCGTAACTGGTCTTATTGGAACCGCCTTTGTACAGGGTGTACAGAGTCAGGGCGTGGGTGTAAGTGCCAAGCACTTTGCTGTAAACTCTCAGGAAACTGACCGTACCAAGGTGGATGAGCGATTGAGCCAGCGTGCTCTCCGTGAGTTGTATCTGAAGGGTTTCGAGATGATGGTTCGCAAGAGCAATCCTTGGACTATCATGTCTGCCTATAATAAGATTAACGGTGTCTATGCCCAGGGCAACAAGGAACTCTTGACCGATATTCTCCGCAACGACTGGGGATATAAGGGAATCGTGGAGACCGACTGGATTGGTAAGCGTGCCGACCTTCCTCTGGAACAGGAAGTTGAGGCAGGCAACGACCTGATGATGCCGGGTTATCCAGCTCAGGTGCAGGATATTGTTGATGCAGTAAAGAATGGCAAGTTGGATATCAAGGATGTGGATCGCAATGTTCGCCGTATGCTCGAATATATCGTGAAGACTCCTCGATTCAAGGGATATAAATATAGTGGTGAGCCAGACTTGAAGGCTCATGCTGCCATCACCCGTCAGAGTTCTACCGAGGGTATGGTGCTCCTGAAGAATGATGCCGCTCTTCCTATCCAGGGCTTGAAGACCGTGGCGCTCTTCGGTGTCAACTCTTACGACTTCATGTCGGGTGGTCTTGGCAGTGGAGCCGTTAATGTAGGCTATTCTGTAGATATGGTTACCGGTTTGAAGAATATCGGCGTGGCAACTACTCCTCAGCTTACGGAAATCTATCAGAATTATGTGAAGTATGCCAAGGCTAAGTTGAAGGCAGACAAGAATCCGATGATGTGGTTCCTGGATCAGGGTCAGCCAAAGCTCGATGAAATCGAGATTACCGAGCGTTGTGTGGCAAGCGAGGAGCCAAAGGCTGACGCTGCCATCATCACCATCGGCCGTCAGGCAGGTGAGGGTATGGATCGTCAGATCAATGGTGAGTTCAACCTCAGTCAGATAGAGCAGGATATGATTTTCCGTGTATCTGATGCTTTTCATGCCAAGGGTAAGAAGGTGATTGTCATCATCAACTCTGGTTCTGTGATGGAGACTGCCAGTTGGAGAGACCGTGTGGATGCTATTCTCGTAGCTTGGCAGCCAGGTATCGAGGGTGGTAACTCTGTAGCTGATATCCTGACCGGTAAGGTGAATCCATCGGGTAAGTTGACCATGACCTGGCCTATCGCTGCTACTGATCATCCTTCTACTGCCAACTTTGCCAAGGATTACGATATGTACACCTACAAGAATCTGTTGGATTGGAGCAAGGGTAACATCAAGGGTTACGACTATAGCAACCACGAGGAGGATATCTACGTAGGTTATCGCTACTTTGATACCTTCAAGAAGAATGTGGCTTATCCTTTCGGTTATGGTTTGAGCTATACTACCTTCGAGTTTGGCAAACCATCTGTTAAGGCAAAAGGCAATAACATTGAGGTTAGCGTAACCATCAAGAATACCGGTAAGGTTGCCGGCAAGGAAGTTGCTGAGGTTTATGTCACCGCTCCAAAGAGCGCTTATGAGAAGCCAGCCAAGGAACTCAAGACCTTCGGCAAGACCAAGTTGCTGAATCCAGGTGAGAGCCAGACTTTGAAGATGACCCTCGAAAAGCGCGATCTTGCCAGCTTCGATGAGGCCAACAGCCAGTGGAAGGTAGATGCAGGTAACTATCTCTTCAAGGTAGGTAGTGATGTAGAGAACATCAAGGGTACTGCTACTTTGAAGGTGACAGAATATACCGAGAAGACAAGCAATGCTTGCGCTCCTAAGGTTCAGTTGAACTATCTTCGCAAAAAGTAA
- the gpmI gene encoding 2,3-bisphosphoglycerate-independent phosphoglycerate mutase, translated as MAKKALLMILDGWGIGKHDKGDVIYKTPTPYLDYLTAVSAHSTLQTCGEDVGLPNGQMGNSEVGHLNIGAGRVVYQDLVKINKACESGDILKNQEIINAYSYAQKTGKKLHLMGLTSTGGVHSSLDHLFKLIEIGKEYGLKETYVHCFMDGRDTDPKSGKGFIEEVQACCDKNGAHIASIVGRFYAMDRDKRWNRVKEAYDLLVEGKGKQADDMVKAMQESYDEDVTDEFIKPINNSKVDGTIQEGDVVIFINYRNDRAKELTQVLTQQDMPEEGMHTIKDLQYYCMTPYDASFQGVHILFPKENVMNTLGEYLSAQGKKQLHTAETEKYAHVTFFFNGGRETPYEGEDRILVPSPKVATYDLKPEMSAYEVKDKLVGAINTQEYDFIVVNFANGDMVGHTGIYNAIAKAVHAVDNCVKDVIEAAKANDYEAIIIADHGNADHAINEDGTPNTAHSLNPVPFIYVTDNNSATVKDGRLADVAPSILHIMGLEKPADMTGENLISDNK; from the coding sequence ATGGCAAAAAAAGCTCTTTTAATGATTCTCGACGGATGGGGAATCGGTAAGCATGATAAGGGTGATGTTATCTACAAGACTCCAACTCCTTATCTCGATTATTTGACAGCAGTTTCAGCACATTCTACTCTCCAGACTTGTGGCGAGGACGTAGGTCTTCCTAACGGTCAGATGGGTAATTCAGAGGTTGGTCACCTCAACATCGGTGCTGGTCGTGTGGTATATCAGGACCTCGTTAAGATCAACAAGGCTTGCGAGAGCGGTGACATCTTGAAGAATCAGGAGATCATCAACGCTTACAGCTATGCTCAGAAGACAGGTAAGAAACTCCACTTGATGGGCTTGACTTCTACCGGTGGTGTTCACTCTTCTTTGGATCACCTCTTCAAGTTGATTGAGATTGGTAAGGAATATGGTTTGAAGGAGACATACGTTCACTGCTTCATGGATGGCCGTGATACAGACCCTAAGAGCGGTAAGGGCTTCATCGAGGAGGTTCAGGCTTGCTGCGACAAGAATGGTGCACACATCGCAAGCATCGTAGGTCGTTTCTATGCTATGGACCGTGACAAGCGCTGGAACCGTGTGAAGGAAGCATACGACTTGCTCGTTGAGGGTAAGGGTAAGCAGGCTGACGATATGGTGAAGGCAATGCAGGAGAGCTATGATGAGGACGTAACTGACGAGTTCATCAAGCCAATCAATAACTCAAAGGTTGACGGTACTATCCAGGAGGGTGATGTTGTTATCTTCATCAACTACCGTAACGACCGTGCCAAGGAGTTGACCCAGGTATTGACTCAGCAGGATATGCCAGAGGAAGGCATGCACACCATCAAGGACTTGCAGTACTACTGCATGACTCCATACGATGCAAGCTTCCAGGGCGTTCACATCCTCTTCCCTAAGGAGAACGTAATGAATACTCTCGGCGAGTACTTGAGCGCTCAGGGCAAGAAGCAGCTCCACACTGCAGAGACAGAGAAGTATGCTCACGTAACATTCTTCTTCAATGGTGGTCGTGAGACTCCATACGAGGGCGAGGACCGTATCCTGGTTCCTTCTCCAAAGGTAGCTACATACGACTTGAAGCCAGAGATGAGCGCTTACGAGGTAAAGGATAAGTTGGTTGGTGCTATCAACACTCAGGAGTACGACTTCATCGTTGTAAACTTCGCTAATGGTGATATGGTAGGTCACACAGGTATCTACAACGCTATCGCTAAGGCTGTTCACGCTGTTGACAACTGTGTAAAGGACGTTATCGAGGCTGCCAAGGCTAACGATTATGAGGCTATCATCATCGCTGACCACGGTAATGCAGACCACGCTATCAACGAGGACGGTACACCAAACACCGCTCACTCTTTGAACCCAGTTCCATTCATCTACGTAACTGACAACAACTCAGCTACCGTTAAGGATGGCCGTTTGGCAGACGTTGCTCCTTCTATCCTCCACATCATGGGCTTGGAGAAGCCTGCAGATATGACAGGTGAGAACTTGATTTCTGACAACAAGTAA
- a CDS encoding DUF3109 family protein — MKKDELRILQVGNVLVSPDIITEKFCCDLDACKGECCIEGDAGAPVTLDEIMEIENALDVVWDDLSASAQAIIDKQGVAYTDIEGDLVTSIVNGKDCVFTCYQDLKDLGDGHTIPNCCLCALERAYREGKSKFKKPISCALYPIRAKDFGNEVYGINYNKWRICKDAIKKGEELNLPVYKFLEGPLVEKFGKEWYDELCEVAEQVLAELED; from the coding sequence ATGAAGAAAGACGAACTGCGTATTCTGCAGGTGGGCAACGTGTTGGTTTCACCTGATATTATCACCGAAAAATTCTGTTGCGACCTTGATGCCTGCAAGGGCGAATGCTGCATTGAAGGCGATGCGGGAGCTCCTGTTACCCTGGATGAGATCATGGAGATAGAGAATGCGCTGGATGTGGTTTGGGATGATCTCTCGGCTTCTGCCCAGGCTATCATAGATAAGCAGGGCGTGGCTTATACCGATATTGAAGGCGATTTGGTGACGAGCATCGTGAATGGTAAGGATTGCGTGTTTACCTGCTACCAGGATTTGAAAGACCTGGGCGATGGACATACGATTCCGAATTGTTGTCTCTGTGCCTTGGAGCGTGCTTATCGCGAAGGAAAGTCGAAGTTCAAGAAGCCTATCTCCTGTGCTTTGTATCCAATCCGTGCCAAGGATTTCGGCAACGAGGTGTATGGCATCAACTATAACAAGTGGCGCATCTGCAAGGATGCCATCAAGAAAGGTGAGGAGTTGAACCTTCCTGTTTATAAGTTCCTGGAGGGTCCGCTGGTAGAGAAGTTCGGCAAGGAATGGTATGATGAGCTTTGCGAAGTGGCAGAGCAAGTGCTTGCCGAATTAGAAGACTAA
- the trmB gene encoding tRNA (guanosine(46)-N7)-methyltransferase TrmB: MSKGKLAKFADMERFENVFQYPYSVVDDVPFDMKGKWREMYFHNDNPIVLELGCGKGEYTVELAKLYPEMNFIGVDIKGARMWTGAKKAIEEGQKNVAFLRTNIEIIDRFFAADEVQEIWLTFSDPQMKNPRKRLTSTYFMNRYRHFLVDGGIIHLKTDSNFLFTYTTYMVDGNHLPVLFRTEDLYHQEGIDEETRKILSIQTYYESMWIERGLNIKYQKFALPREGELVEPDIEIPLDDYRSYRRDKRSSKDTAK; encoded by the coding sequence ATGAGCAAAGGAAAATTAGCTAAGTTTGCGGATATGGAGCGTTTCGAGAACGTGTTCCAGTATCCATATAGTGTTGTAGATGACGTGCCTTTCGATATGAAGGGCAAGTGGCGTGAGATGTATTTCCACAATGATAACCCTATCGTGCTGGAGTTGGGATGCGGCAAGGGTGAATATACCGTGGAACTTGCCAAGCTCTATCCTGAAATGAACTTCATCGGTGTGGATATCAAGGGCGCACGAATGTGGACCGGTGCCAAGAAGGCGATAGAGGAAGGACAGAAGAACGTGGCTTTCCTCCGTACCAACATCGAGATTATCGACCGCTTCTTTGCTGCGGATGAGGTGCAGGAAATCTGGCTCACCTTCTCTGACCCGCAGATGAAGAATCCTCGCAAGCGTCTTACATCTACTTATTTCATGAACCGTTATCGCCATTTCCTCGTGGATGGCGGCATCATCCATCTGAAGACGGACTCCAACTTCCTCTTCACCTATACCACTTATATGGTGGATGGCAACCATCTGCCTGTGCTCTTCCGCACCGAGGACCTCTATCATCAGGAGGGTATCGATGAGGAAACCCGTAAGATTCTCTCTATCCAGACCTATTATGAGAGTATGTGGATAGAGCGTGGCTTGAACATCAAGTATCAGAAGTTCGCCTTGCCACGTGAGGGTGAGTTGGTGGAACCTGATATTGAGATTCCGCTGGATGATTATCGCAGTTATCGCCGTGATAAGCGAAGCTCAAAGGATACAGCGAAGTAG
- a CDS encoding glycoside hydrolase family 95 protein → MKHLLISCLLLSAASTLQAVPKSNIPPLKLWYNKPATAFEESLPIGNGKLGALIYGGANNDSIYLNDITLWTGKPVNREEGGDAYKWIPKIREALFKEDYKAADSLQLHVQGHNSEYYQPLAIINIKDANKGQFSNYKRELSLDNATAALSYTRGGIQYQREYFASHPDKMIAIHLTATQKKAINCDISLTSLIPHQVKASNKQLTITGHAMGKPENSIHFCSILSIKNQDGTITASDSILHLQGVSEAVIYLVNETSYNGFDKHPVKEGAPYIEKVNDNAWHLVNYTYPELKQRHITDYQNIFNRAKFALKGAKFDNKRTTDQQLFDYTEKEEQNPYLEMLYFQYGRYLLISCSRTPGIPANLQGLWAPARKSPWRGNYTININLEENYWPAEVTNMSELVMPVDGLVKAMSVTGKYTAKHYYGIENGWCGGHNTDAWAMTNPVGTKKESPKWSNWNMGGAWLVQTLWDHYDYTRDKEYLRQTAYPLMKGAADFMLDWIIENPKKPGELLTAPCTSPEAEYITDKGYQGCSFYGGTADLTILRELFKNTLKGAQILDIDQAYQAKLQDAINRLHPYQIGKRGNLQEWYYDWDDQDWHHRHQSHLLGLHPFYQISLDKTPDLAAAAAKTLEIKGDFSTGWSTGWRISLWARLHRADKSYSMIRKLLNYVHPGNYNNPKNRPSGGTYPNLFDAHPPFQIDGNFGGTAGVCEMLMQCDGETMHLLPALPKEWPAGEIKGIKARGNYEINLVWNNGKVSKASITSKNAGNLTVKYNGKQKALNFKAGETKLIK, encoded by the coding sequence ATGAAACATTTACTTATCTCTTGCCTATTACTCTCTGCAGCAAGCACACTCCAGGCTGTCCCAAAGAGTAATATTCCACCGCTGAAGCTTTGGTACAATAAGCCAGCTACAGCCTTTGAAGAATCATTACCTATCGGTAACGGTAAGTTAGGTGCATTGATCTATGGTGGAGCCAACAATGACTCTATCTATCTCAACGACATCACCTTGTGGACAGGAAAGCCTGTCAATCGCGAGGAAGGAGGGGATGCCTACAAATGGATACCAAAGATTCGCGAGGCTCTGTTCAAAGAAGATTACAAGGCAGCCGACTCTTTACAACTGCATGTACAAGGACACAATTCAGAATACTATCAGCCACTTGCCATCATCAATATCAAAGATGCAAATAAAGGACAATTCAGTAACTACAAGCGTGAATTGAGCCTTGACAACGCTACGGCAGCATTGAGTTATACAAGAGGGGGAATACAATACCAGCGAGAATATTTCGCATCACATCCGGACAAGATGATTGCCATTCACCTGACAGCTACACAGAAGAAAGCTATCAACTGCGACATCTCTCTCACCTCTCTGATTCCTCATCAGGTAAAAGCTTCCAATAAGCAACTCACCATCACGGGCCATGCTATGGGAAAGCCTGAGAACAGTATCCACTTCTGCTCCATCCTCAGCATCAAAAACCAGGACGGAACCATTACTGCCTCTGATTCTATCCTCCATCTGCAGGGCGTAAGCGAAGCTGTTATCTATTTAGTGAATGAAACCAGCTACAACGGATTCGACAAGCATCCGGTAAAAGAAGGGGCTCCATATATTGAAAAGGTTAACGACAATGCCTGGCACTTGGTCAACTATACCTATCCAGAGTTAAAACAGCGTCATATAACCGATTATCAGAACATCTTCAACCGTGCCAAGTTTGCACTCAAGGGAGCAAAGTTCGACAACAAGCGAACCACCGACCAGCAACTCTTTGATTACACTGAGAAAGAAGAGCAAAACCCTTACCTGGAAATGCTCTATTTCCAATATGGAAGATATCTTCTTATCAGCTGTTCGAGAACTCCAGGCATTCCTGCCAATCTCCAGGGACTTTGGGCTCCGGCACGAAAATCTCCTTGGCGTGGAAACTACACCATCAACATCAACCTGGAAGAAAACTATTGGCCAGCAGAGGTAACCAACATGTCTGAGCTTGTAATGCCTGTAGACGGACTGGTGAAAGCCATGTCTGTAACAGGAAAATATACAGCAAAGCACTATTATGGAATTGAAAATGGCTGGTGCGGTGGACACAACACAGACGCATGGGCAATGACCAATCCTGTTGGAACTAAGAAAGAGAGTCCTAAGTGGAGCAACTGGAACATGGGAGGTGCCTGGCTTGTACAAACCTTATGGGATCACTACGATTACACCCGCGATAAGGAATATCTACGCCAGACAGCCTATCCATTGATGAAAGGTGCAGCAGACTTCATGCTTGACTGGATAATAGAGAACCCGAAGAAACCGGGCGAACTGCTTACTGCCCCTTGCACTTCACCTGAGGCAGAATATATCACCGACAAGGGCTATCAAGGCTGCAGTTTCTATGGAGGTACTGCCGATCTTACCATATTGAGAGAATTGTTTAAAAACACACTCAAAGGTGCTCAGATTCTCGATATAGATCAAGCATATCAGGCAAAGTTACAGGATGCTATCAATCGTCTGCACCCTTATCAGATAGGAAAGCGCGGTAATCTGCAGGAATGGTATTACGATTGGGATGACCAGGATTGGCATCATCGCCACCAGTCACACCTTCTCGGTTTACACCCATTCTATCAGATTTCATTAGATAAGACTCCAGATTTAGCAGCAGCTGCTGCCAAGACTCTTGAGATAAAAGGAGACTTCTCTACCGGTTGGAGCACAGGATGGCGTATCAGTTTATGGGCTCGCCTGCACAGAGCAGACAAGTCATATTCTATGATCAGGAAATTGCTTAACTATGTACATCCGGGCAATTACAACAATCCGAAGAATCGCCCTTCAGGAGGAACTTATCCAAATCTCTTCGATGCTCACCCACCTTTCCAGATAGATGGCAACTTCGGAGGCACAGCAGGCGTATGTGAGATGCTGATGCAATGCGATGGCGAGACTATGCATCTTCTTCCTGCTCTACCTAAAGAATGGCCTGCAGGCGAAATTAAGGGTATCAAAGCACGTGGAAACTACGAGATTAATCTCGTATGGAACAATGGAAAGGTCAGCAAAGCTTCCATCACCAGCAAGAATGCCGGAAACCTGACCGTCAAGTATAACGGTAAGCAGAAAGCATTAAATTTCAAGGCTGGCGAAACAAAACTCATAAAATAG